DNA from Mesorhizobium sp. DCY119:
CGCTTTCGGAAACGAGGTCCTGTTTATCGCCCTTCACGGCAGCGATGACCGTTTCGACGGCTTCCTCGCCAAGCTTCTTGGCGGCGCGTTCCATGCCCTGGGTAAAGAGCTTGGCGGTCCATGACGACGGATCGCCCGAACGGGCGCGCTCAGTGACGATGCGTTCGAGATCATCCAGGGAAAAACCGGTCATTCGCATCTCGGCGAGAGAGGTCACGCGGCAGCATCCAGCCGCATCGGCAGGCCTGCTTTTGCCATGTAGTCCTTGGCCTGCGCAATGGTGTAGGTGCCAAAATGGAAAATGGAAGCTGCCAGAACGGCAGTGGCATGGCCATCGCGGATGCCTGCGACCATGTGCTCAAGCGTGCCGACGCCGCCCGAGGCGATCACCGGCGCGCGCACCGCATCGGCCACCGCGCGCGTAAGCGAGATATCGTAGCCGGCCTTGGTGCCGTCGCGATCCATGGAGGTCAGCAGAATTTCGCCGGCGCCGAGATCGACGACCTTTCGCGCGAACTCGATAGCGTCGATGCCGGTCTTCTCGCGGCCACCATGGGTGAAGATTTCCCAGCGGTCGCCCTCGCCCGGTAGCGAGACCTTCTTTGCATCGATGGCAACGACGATGCACTGGTTGCCAAACTTGTCGGCAGCCTCGGCGACGAAATCGGGATTCTTCACCGCCGCCGTGTTGATAGACACCTTGTCGGCGCCGGCCAGCAGCAGCTTTCGTATATCAGCCACCTGGCGCACGCCGCCGCCGACGGTCAGCGGCATGAAGCACTGCTCCGCCGTGCGGGCGATGACATCGAAGATGGTTTCGCGGTTGTCGGACGATGCGGTGATGTCGAGGAAGCAAAGCTCGTCGGCACCGGCCGCATCATAGGCCTTGGCCGCCTCGACCGGATCGCCGGCGTCGATCAGGTCGACGAAGTTGACGCCCTTGACGACGCGGCCGTCCTTGACATCGAGACAGGGAATGACACGGGCTTTGAGGGTCAAAGGACGGCCTCCATTTTTGTTTGCGCGTCCTCGCCGCTTCGCGGCTGCGGGCGTCGCGGGGCGTCCTTGACGTCGAGACAGGGAATAACGCGGGCTTTGAGGGTCATTGCATCAGGTCTCCCGGTCCTTGCGTTCCAGCGTATCCAGGAAGTCGACGAGCAGCTTGCCAACCAGTGGAGGCGCTTCGGCACTGGCGTCGAATACCGGATCGTAGGCAGAGATAGTCAGCCCGACGACCGGGATCAACCGCGCAACACCGCAGGCCATCAGCCGCAACTGGTCGGGGTTTGGGCCACCCGGCGTAGCGTAGCGGTTGGCCTGCAGGATATCCGGGTCGAGGACATCAAGGTCGAGATGCAGATGCGTGCGGCTGGCACCGGCAGCCTTCAGCCTGCCGACAGCGCCAGACGCCTGCGTGCACTCTGCGCGGATGACGGGCAGGCTTTCCAGAAGGCGTTTTTCGTCCGGATCGAGATCGCGGGCATCGACCAGCAAGCAGCGCGAAGGGTCGATTGCCTGGAAACCGGGAATGGCATTCGCCATCGGGCGCCAGCACAGACCGAGCACGGTTGCCAGCGCCATGCCGTCGAGGAAGCCGAAGGTCGATGTCTCGGGCGTGTTGATATCGCCATGCTGGTCGGCCCAGATGATCGAATCGGCGCCGTCTCCGGCAACCGCGCCTGTCGTGGTCAGGCAGTTGCCGGAAAGCACGATCGGGAACCGCCCGGCGGCCTTGCTGGCCGCCACCCTGGCCGCGACGGCATGGCAGACGGCAAAACCGGTCGCGATCTCGCGCCCCTGCTCGTCGCCAACCTTGCCGATATCCTCAACCGTAATGTCGTGCCCGCTCAACGTCAGCGCTTCGACCAGTCCGCCGGCGATGATAGCCTCAGGGCCCAGTCCGACGCCAGATTGATAATGGCCGCTGTCATAGGGTGCGAGGATGAGCGAAAGCTTCATCGCCGGCTACCTTTCCCCGCTTTCAGAATTGTGAGCGCTTCCGCCGGGTCGATGCGGCCGTCATAGAGCGCGCGGCCGGAGATCGCGCCTTCGAGCTTTGTCGCATCGGGCATGGTCATGCGCACGATGTCGGCGATCGAGGCGAGGCCGCCCGAGGCGATGACCGGAATGGAGACTGCTTCGGCAAGGTCGATGGTCGCATCCCAATTGATGCCGGTGAGAATGCCGTCGCGGTCGATGTCGGTGTAGATGATCGCCGACACGCCAGCACCTTCGAATTTCTTTGCCAGCTCGATGACGCCCAGCGTCGAAGCCTCTGCCCAGCCCTCGACCGCGACCTTGCCGCCCTTGGCGTCGATGCCGACCGCAATCTTGCCCGGAAACTTCTTGCAGGCTTCGATGACCAGGCCGGGATCGCGCACGGCGACCGTGCCGAGGATGACGCGGGCAAGCCCCTTGGAAAGCCAACTCTCGATATGATCGAGCGTGCGGATGCCGCCGCCGAGCTGGACCGGATTTTTCGTCGCCTTGAGGATCGCCTCGACGGCCGCGCCATTGACGCTCTCGCCGGCGAAAGCGCCGTTGAGATCGACGACATGCAGCCACTCAAAACCCTGATCCTCGAAGGATTTTGCCTGGGCGGCGGGATCGGCGTTGTAGACGGTGGCCTGATCCATGTCGCCGAGCTTCAGGCGAACGCACTGGCCGTCTTTCAGGTCGATGGCGGGAAAGAGGATCATGGCTTCCATTTCAGAAAATTGGTGATCAGGGCAAGGCCGAGCGCCTGGCTCTTCTCGGGATGGAACTGCGTGCCGGCCATGTTGTCGCGCGCGACCGCGGCGGTGACCGGACCGCCGTAGTCGGCAACGGCCAGCACCTGGTCCGGCTTGGTCGCATCGAGATGGTAGGAATGGACGAAATAGGCATGCAGACCGCCCTCTCCCGTCCGGATTCCGTCAAACAGCGGATGCGAATGTTTCACGTGAATCGTGTTCCAGCCGATCTGCGGGATCTTCAATGCCGGGTCGGACGGGGTGATTTCCTTCACGTCGCCGGCGATCCAGCCGAAGCCGTGGGTGATCGTCTTTTCGAGACCACGCTCGGACATCAGCTGCATGCCGACGCAGATGCCGAGAAACGGCCTCGCCTGTTTTATCGCGACCTCATCGATGGCTTCAGTCATGCCCGGCACTGCGTCGAGCCCGGCGCGGCAATCGGCATAGGCGCCGACGCCCGGCAGCACGATGCGGTCGGCGGTGCGGACGCGCTCGGCATCGGCCGTCAGGTCGATCTCGGCGGCAATCCCCGCCTCGCGCGCGGCGCGTTCGAATGCCTTGGTGGCCGAGCGGAGATTGCCCGACCCGTAATCGATGATGGCAACACGCATGTCAGGCTTTTCCGGGATATTGAACGAGGCCTAGCGCCGGTGCAGGTCGCGAAAGCGCATGGGGCGAGGCAACCGCGACGGGACGGGCAATCTCCTCGGCCTCGGCAGTCTCGCCGCTCGCAGCCTGTGTGAGATAGCGTATCTCGGCGTCAGATATATCATCGGCCTCGACAGCGCCCCATTCGCGCCAACCCCGGCGGCGAAGAGCTGCAATGCGCAGCGCCGGCCCTTCCAGGCCGACAAAGATCGAGACGAGCACCGACAGCAGCGACCCGGTCACGCCGAAGCCTGCGACTTCGCCAAGCGCTGCCAACGCCAGCGCGGCAGCGAATGCAAACGCGGCTTCGATCCAGAGACGGTGCCAGAGCAGCCAGATCGGGGGCACGAGAAAGGCAAAAACCGCAAACCTGTCGCGGACGAAGA
Protein-coding regions in this window:
- a CDS encoding DUF2628 domain-containing protein, producing MSTYVVMEPPLKGRGEVSDKAVFVRDRFAVFAFLVPPIWLLWHRLWIEAAFAFAAALALAALGEVAGFGVTGSLLSVLVSIFVGLEGPALRIAALRRRGWREWGAVEADDISDAEIRYLTQAASGETAEAEEIARPVAVASPHALSRPAPALGLVQYPGKA
- the hisA gene encoding 1-(5-phosphoribosyl)-5-[(5-phosphoribosylamino)methylideneamino]imidazole-4-carboxamide isomerase — protein: MILFPAIDLKDGQCVRLKLGDMDQATVYNADPAAQAKSFEDQGFEWLHVVDLNGAFAGESVNGAAVEAILKATKNPVQLGGGIRTLDHIESWLSKGLARVILGTVAVRDPGLVIEACKKFPGKIAVGIDAKGGKVAVEGWAEASTLGVIELAKKFEGAGVSAIIYTDIDRDGILTGINWDATIDLAEAVSIPVIASGGLASIADIVRMTMPDATKLEGAISGRALYDGRIDPAEALTILKAGKGSRR
- the hisF gene encoding imidazole glycerol phosphate synthase subunit HisF, yielding MTLKARVIPCLDVKDGRVVKGVNFVDLIDAGDPVEAAKAYDAAGADELCFLDITASSDNRETIFDVIARTAEQCFMPLTVGGGVRQVADIRKLLLAGADKVSINTAAVKNPDFVAEAADKFGNQCIVVAIDAKKVSLPGEGDRWEIFTHGGREKTGIDAIEFARKVVDLGAGEILLTSMDRDGTKAGYDISLTRAVADAVRAPVIASGGVGTLEHMVAGIRDGHATAVLAASIFHFGTYTIAQAKDYMAKAGLPMRLDAAA
- a CDS encoding phosphoribosyl-ATP diphosphatase; the encoded protein is MTGFSLDDLERIVTERARSGDPSSWTAKLFTQGMERAAKKLGEEAVETVIAAVKGDKQDLVSESADLLYHWLVVLAVAGVPLSDVLAELEKRTGQSGIAEKASRNQS
- the hisH gene encoding imidazole glycerol phosphate synthase subunit HisH; translated protein: MRVAIIDYGSGNLRSATKAFERAAREAGIAAEIDLTADAERVRTADRIVLPGVGAYADCRAGLDAVPGMTEAIDEVAIKQARPFLGICVGMQLMSERGLEKTITHGFGWIAGDVKEITPSDPALKIPQIGWNTIHVKHSHPLFDGIRTGEGGLHAYFVHSYHLDATKPDQVLAVADYGGPVTAAVARDNMAGTQFHPEKSQALGLALITNFLKWKP
- a CDS encoding arginase family protein yields the protein MKLSLILAPYDSGHYQSGVGLGPEAIIAGGLVEALTLSGHDITVEDIGKVGDEQGREIATGFAVCHAVAARVAASKAAGRFPIVLSGNCLTTTGAVAGDGADSIIWADQHGDINTPETSTFGFLDGMALATVLGLCWRPMANAIPGFQAIDPSRCLLVDARDLDPDEKRLLESLPVIRAECTQASGAVGRLKAAGASRTHLHLDLDVLDPDILQANRYATPGGPNPDQLRLMACGVARLIPVVGLTISAYDPVFDASAEAPPLVGKLLVDFLDTLERKDRET